CGATGGACCGGTCGGCGGGGACGCTGACGAGGCTACCGGCCTATCCGCGGGTGTTCGCCGCGCTCGGGCCGCGGGCCCATCAGCTGGCGTCGGAGCGCGCGGACGGTGTGCATCCGTTCCTGCAGCCGGTGGCGCACACGGCGGCGGCCCGGGTGGCCGTCGGCCCGGACGCTCTGGTCATCCCCCATCAGGCGGTCGTGCTCGACACCGACCCGGACGCGGCCCGGGGGCGGCTGCGGGCGATCTTCGCGTTGGGTGTCGGGGCCGCGGATTCGCCGTACACCGCGCACTACCGGCGGCTCGGGTACAGCGAGGCGGATCTGGCGGGGCAGCGTAGTGACCGGCTCGTCGACGATGTTCTGGCCTGGGGTGATGAGGCTGCCGTCGCGGCACGGCTGACCGCGCATCTCGACGCCGGTGCCGATCATGTGCTGGTGAATCCGTTCGCGGCGATGGACCTTCCCGCGGCCGTCGACCAGCTGGAACGGCTCGCTCCCCTGCTGGTCGACCCGGTGTGACCGTGTCCCCGGGGCCGCCTCGGCCCCGGGGCGGGTGACGGCGTGGGTGGGGCCGGGTCAGAGCAGGTCGGCGGTGAGGACCACCAGGTCGTGGCGCTGCCAGGTGATCGCGGCGCGGAAACCGGCCGCGTGCAGCCAGTCGAGCTGTTCGGGTACGCCGCTGGGCTTGTCATGGTCGGTGTTGACGGGAGTACGGGCGTCGCGGGGATCGTCGGGGATCACCACGTCACCGAGGACGAACCGGCCGCCTGGGCGCAGGACCGCCGCGATCCGGATGAACAGGTCCGCTTTCCCGGGGCCGTCGAGGTGGTGCACGGCCAGCGCGGACACCACCAGGTCGAACGGGCCGGTGGGCAGCGGGTCCTGCAGCCGGCTGACGTGCGGGTGCGCGGCGGGGAGACGCGCCTGGGCCCGGGCGAGCATCGCGGCGCTCTCGTCGAGGGCGGTCAGGTCTGCGTGGGGGTGACGGGCGAGAACCCGCAGGCTGGTCTCGCCCGTGCCGGCGCCGAGGTCGAGCAGTCGCGTGGTCGCCGTGTCGGCGCTCGCCCGGGCCACCTCGTTCTGCAGGTCCTCGTAGGCGGGTACCTCGGCGATGACCATGTCCCGGTAGGTCGCCGGGTCGAAGTGGTACTGCTGTGCCATCTGCCCTTTCTAGCCCACGGGGGCCCGCGGTGCCGGGGCTTCCGGGGGATCGGGTGGGGCCCCGCCGTCGACCGGGCTGGCATGCCGGTCGGCGGCGGGCAGGGAGAACCCGAGGATCGTTTCCGGGACGGGCGGAAGGTGGCGGGTGGTGTCCTCCCGTCGGGGTGCGGGCGGGACCGCTACTGGTTCAGCGGGAAAGCGAGGTCGAACACCTGGCTGTTCACGGGAAAACGGCCGAGGGATTGGGCTCTGCCGGAGAGCAGTTCGACGGAATACAGGGTGTGGACGCCGCCGACGGACAGCGCCGCGTATCCGGACGAGCCGACGGACCGGCCGTTGCTGATCGTGCTGTAGATGTCGAATCCGGCGCCGGGGTCGACCGCCGGGCCGAGGTTTCCGGTCGGCGCGAGGAAACCGTTGTTCGCCGGTGACTGGACGGCGACCCGGTCGAGGTCGGTGTCGATGTCGAACAGGGTCGTCGCGGTCGAGGGGTCGAGGTCGTTGTTGGTGTAGGCCACGGCGCTGACACCGGTGGCGAACAGCTGCGACGGGGGGAAGGTCAGGGGTGTGTCGGCGACGGTCACGCCGGCCGCCGGTGTCCCGACCGGGTCGTCGATGTTGTGCCGCAGGTTCTCCCCGACGTCGCTGACGACCCGCAGCCGGTTCGCGGCGGGGTTGAAGTCCACGCCGAACCGGGTGCCGACCAGGGGCACCGTGAGCTGGGAGACCTTGGTTGCGACGGCGTTGGCTGTGGACAGGACGTAGATGCCGCCGGCGTTCCCGACTCCGTAGAGGCGCCCGTTCTGGACCCGGTAGTCGATGCCGACCAGCGCAGTGTCGGCGGTGAGTCCGGTGACCGGGCCGAGGGTGGTCAGGGACCTGGAGTCGGAGGTCTGGAACCGGACGAGGCGGCCGTTGGTGGTCAGGCCGATCGCGGTGAGGTTCGGTTTGTCGAACCACAGCAGCGGCGCGGGGTCTCCCGTCGGGGCCGGGACGGGGGTGGCTGGTGCCGTCGCCCCGGCCGGGCTCTGGAGTCCGACGGTCGCCCCGGCGAGCAGGGCCGCGCCCACCAGGGAAAGGGAAAGCGCGTTTCTTCGTAGCTGTTTTCTATGCATGTGTACTCCCTTCGGGTTCCGCCGCGTGGCGGAATTCCCGGTGGCTGTGTGGCGGCGCGGTTTTCGGCGCGTTCTGGCGGGCGCGCCGCCACCGGAGTACATACGCACGACGAGTAAAGATCAACGATGTGCAGGAGCGGAGGTTTGTCGCGTCCGAACGCAGAAAGCCCACGGGCACCCCGCGGGCGGGGTGCCGGTGGGCTCAGCGGGGTCGGTCGGTGAGCAGCCGGGTGAGCAGGGCGGTGAACTGGTGACGGTCGGCGGGGGGCAGGGCGGCGAGCAGGTCGTCGCTGATCGCGGCGGTGAGGGTGTCGAGGTGGTGCAGGTGGGTGGTGCCCTCGTCGG
The Parafrankia discariae DNA segment above includes these coding regions:
- a CDS encoding TIGR03620 family F420-dependent LLM class oxidoreductase, translated to MVAVTQTRRRLGRFGVWVAPFTLLDTPVAVQREQFARIERLGYGSLWSGETPPGAPMGSREVFTQHGLMLAATQRIVVGTGIANIGIRTAGAMHTGAATLAEAYPGRFVLGLGGHTGARPLARLREYLDAMDRSAGTLTRLPAYPRVFAALGPRAHQLASERADGVHPFLQPVAHTAAARVAVGPDALVIPHQAVVLDTDPDAARGRLRAIFALGVGAADSPYTAHYRRLGYSEADLAGQRSDRLVDDVLAWGDEAAVAARLTAHLDAGADHVLVNPFAAMDLPAAVDQLERLAPLLVDPV
- a CDS encoding class I SAM-dependent methyltransferase codes for the protein MAQQYHFDPATYRDMVIAEVPAYEDLQNEVARASADTATTRLLDLGAGTGETSLRVLARHPHADLTALDESAAMLARAQARLPAAHPHVSRLQDPLPTGPFDLVVSALAVHHLDGPGKADLFIRIAAVLRPGGRFVLGDVVIPDDPRDARTPVNTDHDKPSGVPEQLDWLHAAGFRAAITWQRHDLVVLTADLL
- a CDS encoding DUF4394 domain-containing protein; translated protein: MHRKQLRRNALSLSLVGAALLAGATVGLQSPAGATAPATPVPAPTGDPAPLLWFDKPNLTAIGLTTNGRLVRFQTSDSRSLTTLGPVTGLTADTALVGIDYRVQNGRLYGVGNAGGIYVLSTANAVATKVSQLTVPLVGTRFGVDFNPAANRLRVVSDVGENLRHNIDDPVGTPAAGVTVADTPLTFPPSQLFATGVSAVAYTNNDLDPSTATTLFDIDTDLDRVAVQSPANNGFLAPTGNLGPAVDPGAGFDIYSTISNGRSVGSSGYAALSVGGVHTLYSVELLSGRAQSLGRFPVNSQVFDLAFPLNQ